Proteins co-encoded in one Arachis hypogaea cultivar Tifrunner chromosome 13, arahy.Tifrunner.gnm2.J5K5, whole genome shotgun sequence genomic window:
- the LOC112735963 gene encoding transcription factor RAX1, producing MGRSPCCDKANVKRGPWSHEEDEILKSYLNKHGSAGNWIALPLKAGLKRCGKSCRLRWLNYLRPHIKHGAFTDDEDKLISTLYATIGSRWSLIAAQLPGRTDNDVKNHWNTKLRKKFFAGGINTANATTVLNTASSKFPTFTPQIEAFDHNNNTPTTCFESAVLGLYQTPFPVPSKMLPLESDISAANPLVIKEKDHVGHQWLGYYAEEDDAFLLDFVQNGFAYSQYKNTQLDPSSSSSSYI from the exons ATGGGAAGAAGTCCATGCTGTGACAAAGCTAACGTGAAAAGAGGGCCATGGTCTCATGAAGAAGATGAAATACTCAAAAGCTACCTCAACAAACATGGCTCTGCTGGTAACTGGATAGCTCTTCCTCTCAAAGCAG GCCTTAAACGCTGCGGGAAAAGCTGTCGTCTGAGATGGCTCAACTATCTCAGGCCTCACATCAAGCATGGAGCTTTCACTGACGATGAAGACAAACTTATCTCCACCCTTTATGCTACCATTGGAAGCAG GTGGTCCCTTATAGCAGCTCAACTACCTGGAAGAACTGATAATGATGTCAAAAATCACTGGAACACTAAGCTTAGGAAGAAGTTCTTCGCAGGAGGAATAAACACTGCCAATGCCACTACTGTCCTCAACACTGCTTCTTCCAAGTTCCCAACTTTCACTCCTCAAATTGAAGCCTTTGATCATAATAACAACACCCCAACTACTTGTTTTGAGTCTGCTGTTTTGGGTTTGTACCAAACACCATTCCCAGTTCCATCAAAAATGCTGCCTTTGGAATCAGACATTTCAGCTGCTAATCCCTTGGTAATAAAAGAGAAAGATCATGTTGGTCATCAGTGGCTTGGTTATTATGCTGAAGAAGATGATGCATTCTTGCTTGATTTTGTGCAAAATGGATTTGCTTATTCTCAATATAAAAACACCCAACTAGACCCATCATCATCGTCGTCGTCATATatctaa